From the Candidatus Epulonipiscium sp. genome, the window ATCCCCACTCACCATTACAAAGGTAAAATTATCTCCCTTGGGTATTTCGCCTCTTCTTTGCTTTTCATGGAACATTTCTACTAATCCAGATAGGGTGGCAGCTCCATTTTGGAATAAATTATGGACAAAGCTTACCCTAAAAGAAGTCTTAGGGTATGGTGAGGTAACAACATATCCACAACCTGTTTGGAATAAGAGAACAACTTCCCCTTCAATTCCCCTAAGAAGCATATTTACGTTAACAGGTATTCCACATCCCGGACAGGCTCCATGGCCTGATACCCATCTTTTTGGCATTGCTGTTGAGTCTTTTACGATTCCACCTTTAACCTTCATTCTTCCTGTTTCTTCATCTACAGTAACCGTTGTTAACCCTGGACGAGCTTTATCCCCTATAATAGGGTCGAAGTATTCTTGTACCTCATAACCGTCTTTTCCCTCATAATGACCAAAGTAATCGAATCTTTTATCGACTTTACCTTTTTGGGCTATATCGTGGGCCTTACTTAACATCTCTGCTCCCTCTTCGATATAAAAATCCCTGCCACTTAAACCATATATAAAACTCGAAACCTCTATATTTGCTTTATAATCCTGTAGGGCTGCCTTTAGTTCAAGGGTCATATTCCCTCCCTGAGCACCATAGCTATCTTGCCTATCTGCCACTATAATGGATTTTACATTTTTACAGATATTATAAAGTTCCTCCTTAGGAAATGGTCTTAATACATTAGAAGTAAATACCCCTACCTTCTTTCCTTCTTCTCTTAATTTATCTACTGCCAATCTTGCAGTATCATAACTAGATCCGAGGATAAATAATGCAGCTTCGGCATCGTCCATCATATAACCTTCTACCATATTGTATGTACGGCCGGTTAGTTCTTCATATTCTTTAAAAACTTGAGGTATTACGGTCCTTGCCTCTTCCATAGCCAGGTGAAGCTGATATTTATTATTGAGTACATCGGGTTCATTCATGTAGCTACCAATAGCCACAGGGTTTTCCTTATCAAGAGCAGTGTATTCCAATGTCAATTCTCCTAGGAAGTCTTGAACATCTTTATCTTTAGCAATAAGGTGGGTCTTTCTTTTTTGATGACTGGTAAAAAATCCGTCAAAGGCAACAATAATGGGGAGTTTAACTTTTTCTGCAATCTTAGGGGCACAAATATTAAAATCGTATACTCTTTGGGGGTCCTTTGCAAATAATATAATCCACCCTGTATTAAGGGCATACATAATATCACTATGATCCCCTTTTATGGAAAGGGGGCCTGATATAGTTCTGCAGGCTACATTTAAGACCATGGGGAAACGAGTTCCTACTGAACGGGAAGCTGTTCTAATGAGAATAATAAACCATTGGCGGAGGTAGCATTAAATACCCTTCCTCCCCCTACTGAGGCTCCATAACAGATTCCTGCGGCCCCGTGTTCTCCATCTGCAGGAACCATAACAACATCATGTTCTCCCTCTGCCTTTAGAAGATCTAGGTGTTCTGCTATTTGGGTCGATGGGGTAATTGGGTAATAACCCATTACATGATAATTTATTTGTTTAGCTGCATATGCAGCCAGTTCATTTCCACTTTCGAATACGACTTTCTGTTCTACCATAGTGCTGCCTCCTTAATCTAATTCGTTAGTTGTATAGGATTCGGAACGCATCCAAGAGTTAGGACCTACATCTTCAAATTCCATTTTATCTAGTTTTAATTCTTGGTTGCGAACATGGGTCTTCCAAATGTCTACATCTTTTTCCATCCCTGCAGATAAGGCATCTGTCGGACATGCTTCAACACAACGAAGGCATCCTTTACAGTGATGATAATCAGGCCCTAGATTAACCATGGAAGGTTTGCCCTTATACTCTCCTAATACAAATTGGTACACCATATCAGGACAGGTGGAATCACACATACCGCAATTGATACAATACTCCTTTTTAAATATGGGAATATAACCTTCCCGGCTTGCCGATAAATCATTACTTATGGTACTGCCATAAAGGGGATTAATGCCTCCGATAGGGGCATTGTCATAGCCCCATTCCCTTTTAACCTCTTTGTATTCTTGGTAAGGATATTTCCCATCGTCTTCGTATTTCTTAGTTGTTACATTATTATATCCTTTTTCAAGTCCTTCTAAATTCCCCTTAAGGGCTACAGGATATTTCTTACCTATAGTATCTTCTACTATCTCTTTTAGGGATTCTAAGGGGATAAATCCAGATGCCTTAGCAATTGCACCAAGCATTATCATATTCACTCTAGTTTTAGCTTCCATTGCAAGATTAAGGGCATTCACACATACTAAGGTCCCTGCATGCATTTTAAGCCTGTCCCTTATGGCATCAGGAGCTTCATCGGTATTAACTACTACTGTTGTATCAGGACCTACCCCTGCCATAACAGGGATTTTGCCTGCTAACCTTTCATGGAAAAGTCCTAATAAATGAGGGGTTTCTATAGGACTATTTAATCTTATTTCTTGGTCGGAATTGCACCAGCGTATGTAGGATTTAACTGGGGTGCCCCTTTTTTCAGAACCATAACTTGCAAAAGTAGAGCTGTTAAGTCCTAAATAAATTGCCCCTAGCTCTCCCAATATCTTACCGCTTAAGTTTGCTCCTAATCCCCCTATACTTTCTAGACGGATTTCATAAAAGCCGTGTTCGTTGGTTACAGGTAATTTGACCTTTAAAGTTTCCATAAGATTCCTCCTAGACTACTTTACTTTAGTAGTTTAATTCTTTACCTAGTATTATCCTTCATTTGTGAATTTATACTCCTTTTTCTTCTCTATAAAACTGTTGTATGAGCCATTCTATTTCCTCATCTTTCATATCTGTCTCGACATTATTTTTTTCTTTTTCTTCCCCATAAATACTGAACGATTTAGATTTTCCTTCTTTGAAAATATCATGTTCCATAGAAACCCTTTGCATACTTGGTAAATAGGAATTATCTAGATACTCTTCAATCTCAATAAATAAGAGATTTCTTTTTTCCGGTAGAGCCAGTATCATTTCCAGTCCTATTAAAAAAATGAAGGAAGCCGTCCCACCTATAAGGGGATAAAAAGGGCTATCAATCTTTTCAGATACCAATATGAATGTGGCAAGCAATCCCAAAAAAAGAGTAAGTATTTCAGTTTTTGATATGATTTGTTCCCAATAGTAAATAGGAATAAAAAAATTCTTTGCTTGTTGTAACTTGATTTAATAATTGCTTCCGTATTTGTTTTATTAAACCCCTTTTCCTTATAGAGCCTATATGTCTTAATAATTTTATCTAAGGTGGGGTCCTTTGATAACCTCTTGCTTTCCTTTATCCATTTTTTAAAAGATTTCTTGAAATACCTAATACGAATGGTTAAAAATAATAAGCTGATTAGTCCTAAAGCAAAGAATCCTATTATAGCCCCTTGTAATATCGGTACTAATTGTATATACATTGATAAATCCATAAAAACACTCCTCCCATTATTTTACACATATTACTAATTATACATAGTATTCTTAAAATGTCAATTACTTACATTTGAAATAAAAAAGATGCCCTTAGGCATCTATATAAGTAGGATAAATCTATTATTCTTAATATCTTATAGGTTTTTTAACATTTCAAGGAGTATCTTATTGGAGTTTTCTGAGGCTTTATTTACAAATTCCTGAAAATTAATATCTGCACTGTTATCTGCCTTATCAGAAATTGAACGAATTATTACAAATGGGACTTTATTAAGATAACAAGTATGGGCAATACTGGCTCCTTCCATCTCTGCGCAATAGGCCTTAAAATTATCCCATATTCTTTGTTTTTCTTCTAAACTAGAGATAAACTGATCCCCGCTGGCAATCCTTCCTATAAATACATTAGGCCTTGGGTTAAGAAAATGAATACATGTTTTAGCTAAATCAATTAGCTTTTCATCAGCCTTAAAAAAGCTCTCCCCCATCCTCGGTATGACTCCTAAACCATCTCCAAAGGCTGTGGTATCGAAATCATGTTGAACCGCATCCTTTGATATTACAATGTCCCCTATATCTAGTTCTTCATAAACCCCCCCAGCAACCCCTGTATTGATTACATAATTAATATCAAAGTTATCTATCAGGGCTTGAGTACAAACTGCTGCATTTACCTTTCCTATGCCACATTGGACTATAACTATCTTTTTATTTTCTAGGGTCCCTTCGTGGAAGTAACTTCCTGCTATTTGTTTTACCTTTAAATCTGTTGATTTATCTTTTAATCCCGCCACTTCTTCTTCCATGGCTCCAATTATCCCTATTTTCATCATTTCTTCCCCTTTTTCTTATTTGAACTTGTTTTACTATTATAAACATAGAAGAACCCCCAAGCAAGGGCTTGGGGGATTTTTTATTTAATATTAGGTATGGTGCCTATATTAATATTGTCATTAAAATCAGCAAAAGATGAGCTACCACTAGTTGAATAAAATTTATTTGTTATATTGATGGAGGTACTATTATTTAACCATTCCTTATATTGTTCCATCGTTAATCCTGGCCTTGTTTTTAATTCTAAGAAGATGACTAATTTATACTCTCCTTCACCCTTTGTTCTAATGGTAATCGTCTTATCTGAATCTTTAAAGCTCAATGCTCCTGTAACATTTTTAATTTTGTAGCTACTAGCAATATCTGATATTTGTGGATTTATTTTGAGAATAATATCTTTTTCACTCTTTATATTCGTACTATTATCACCATCGGACACCACAAAATCAATATTAATAGTTGCATAATCCGGATATACATACCCCTTATTTGAAGATTTTTCAACTGTAAGAACATGAATTGTTACATTAGCTGTAGCAATTTCTATTTTTTCACCTAACTCTTCATCGTATATTGTCATAGTAGCAGTTAATACCCCTGCTCCTTTGTCATTGGCTTTAATATGGCCACCTGTTTTATTATAGGTAATAACCCCTGATGTACTATATTCAATACTAGTTCCCGTTAAGTCTCCTGGCAAATTGCTGGTGAACAAGGAATCTGCAGCCATGGTATCTCCTTTTAGCATAATACCATCCTCACCTGAAGGCTCTAAATTAACAACATAGGCTATGGTTGATGCGCTCTTAGTAGAACCATCTATGGTAGCTGTTATTACTTCTTTGCCTACTTTTTCTCCTTTTACAGCTACGGGGTTATTCATTGAGCTACCTAAGCTAATAATTCCTTTGTTTTCAGTACCCCAATTTACTTTTAAGGTACTAGGATTTAAACTAGCCTTTAAATCCTTTTGACTGCCCTTTTGTATATATAGCCTTGGGTAAGCTTATTCCTTCAGATACAATAACTTCTCTAGTTGCCATACCTACATTACCGAATTCATCCTCAGCAGTATAAGTTATAATATAG encodes:
- a CDS encoding 4Fe-4S binding protein — translated: METLKVKLPVTNEHGFYEIRLESIGGLGANLSGKILGELGAIYLGLNSSTFASYGSEKRGTPVKSYIRWCNSDQEIRLNSPIETPHLLGLFHERLAGKIPVMAGVGPDTTVVVNTDEAPDAIRDRLKMHAGTLVCVNALNLAMEAKTRVNMIMLGAIAKASGFIPLESLKEIVEDTIGKKYPVALKGNLEGLEKGYNNVTTKKYEDDGKYPYQEYKEVKREWGYDNAPIGGINPLYGSTISNDLSASREGYIPIFKKEYCINCGMCDSTCPDMVYQFVLGEYKGKPSMVNLGPDYHHCKGCLRCVEACPTDALSAGMEKDVDIWKTHVRNQELKLDKMEFEDVGPNSWMRSESYTTNELD
- a CDS encoding 5'-methylthioadenosine/adenosylhomocysteine nucleosidase gives rise to the protein MMKIGIIGAMEEEVAGLKDKSTDLKVKQIAGSYFHEGTLENKKIVIVQCGIGKVNAAVCTQALIDNFDINYVINTGVAGGVYEELDIGDIVISKDAVQHDFDTTAFGDGLGVIPRMGESFFKADEKLIDLAKTCIHFLNPRPNVFIGRIASGDQFISSLEEKQRIWDNFKAYCAEMEGASIAHTCYLNKVPFVIIRSISDKADNSADINFQEFVNKASENSNKILLEMLKNL